The Peptococcaceae bacterium 1198_IL3148 genome includes the window ATTGTATTCGATAAATCCCGCTTTGCCGGTGGACTAACCAATTACAACTATATAATGAACATTAAAGGTAGCGAATATGTTATCCGACAACCAGGTGGCATGACCGAACAAATTATTGATCGTAAAGTGGAAATGATCAATAATAGCATTGCTTCAGAATTTGGCGTAAATTCGGATTGCTTTTACTTTGATGAAGATAGTGGAGTTAAAATAAGCTTCTACATAAAAAATAGCCAAAACATTGCTCTGGCCGATCCGGGTTCCCTTAAAAACCTGGAAGCTGTTGCTAGCTTATTGAAAAAAACTCACTCCTTTGCAAAGCCCTTTCCCAACCACTTTGATTGGCAAAGGGAGCTAGCCAAATACGAACAGATTATCCAGCAACAACATGGTGACTTATTTTTTGATTACCAAAGGTTAAAAGAACTATTAGTCGCTTTTATGCAAAAAAATATTAAGAGTACCATCCTGGTCCCCTGCCACAATGACACAGTGCCGGAAAACTTTGTCATCGACGATTCCGGCAGAACCTATCTGATAGACTGGGAGTATTCTGGCATGAATGATCCTTGTTGGGATGTGGCAGCCTACATCCTGGAATCTAAACTTTCTGTTGACGCCATCAATAATTTAATTCAGATCTATTTTGGTCAA containing:
- a CDS encoding phosphotransferase; amino-acid sequence: MKIEKLVQEKLRHVFQDENIVFDKSRFAGGLTNYNYIMNIKGSEYVIRQPGGMTEQIIDRKVEMINNSIASEFGVNSDCFYFDEDSGVKISFYIKNSQNIALADPGSLKNLEAVASLLKKTHSFAKPFPNHFDWQRELAKYEQIIQQQHGDLFFDYQRLKELLVAFMQKNIKSTILVPCHNDTVPENFVIDDSGRTYLIDWEYSGMNDPCWDVAAYILESKLSVDAINNLIQIYFGQPLSLEEDLKIKGFMTAQDLLWTVWALIRHYNGEDFLDYCTMRYERFRKNIKAITKSPHCSIASMVTC